TGACGATGTCGCCATCGCAGACTTGCAACAGCCGAGCTTTCATTCCTGCGGCTTCGAATTCGATCTGCATTCGCATTTTCAAATTCGGACCTTGCACAAAAAAACCCTCGGCATCGACTTGCCGACCACCGACTGTAATCGTCTCGTGAATTTTCGCCCGATACGGTTGATTGAGCAGCTTCTTTCGAGATCGCTCGAGCAGCGACGCTTGCTGGGATTGTTCGGCTTCCGAACTCTGGTCGGCCGTTTCGTTTTCTTGGGCCTGGATCCTCCAAACGGTTCCCAAGACACATGCCAATCCCATCGCAAACGCAAAAACAGGCAATTTACGAAACCTAGGGCAGGAATCAAGTATTTTCATGGTCTGTCGATTCTACCAGTCGAGCGGAAATGACGGGTTTTATCAAAGATTCAGCTGGTCAGAGTCCGAAAGAATAGATGCGTCGAGTCGTCGCGGAAAGCATTCAGCGGCGGAACGCTCGGATTCACTTTCATCACCGCTGAGTATTGTAGCGGGAATTGGCAGTGTGGGTCGAGCCGACTTGGCGAGTGAACAGCAACGGAATTCTGCCTAAGTGACATGGGGTCGCTTGGAGAAGTGAGGGAAGGTGCGAGGGCGACCTATCAAGTGATAGGAAGTCAACGTGAGTCCAAACCGCTTCCGGCGTTGGCCATCGGCCTTCACGCTAGGGACAGCCAGAGGGGTGACGATGAAATACTACTTTTTGGGTCTCGGCGTTCTTGTAGCCGTCTGCGTCGGTTGCGCCGGGGATGGCTCAAGCAACGTGTCTAACATGTTCGACAAGGGAGAGTACGCAGCACCTCCCGCAGCGATGATGATGCGTCCCGGCCCTGGTGTGGATGGCCCGGGACCGGGTGTTTTGAACTGGCCGGTTCCTGCACCGGCTGCACCAGTGCAACGGACGACGCAAGTTCGATTCGTGTCTCCGCAAGCGATGCGAGTGGGCTGGCAAGTTGGCAATCGATTCGCCGAGAATCAAATTGTCGTGCCTGGCCGGTACAACTTCCTCCAAGGGAGCACCTTCCGCCTGAAACTCACCGGCATGCCGGAACGAGAAGGCGAAACGTTGTACCCGACGTTGCAAGTCTATCCTGGTCAGCCGCAAACCGATGCCTACCTGACACACAACAGCATTCCGATCGAGTTGACCATCGACGACTTGGATCAAGTCGCTGCCGGCAACTTCGTGACGAAAGTCATCTACCTGCCGGATCCCAAGTTCCAAGACTTGGCCATCGGCGACGTGGAAACCTTGGTCTCCACACGATTGGCTCCTGGTGTTGATCCGGTTGTCGAAGCCGACAAACGAGGAACCATCATGGCCGTCTTGCGAGTTGGTAACTTCGACTACGAAATGCCGACCGCGTTCGGAACGCCACAAGCTCCGGGCCCGCAAGGTATGCAAGGGTTGCCTGCCCAAGGCAATTCGGAAGCTGGCCCGTCGTTGTCCGCTCCTGGTGGTGACTTGACGACTATGAACTATGACGGCGAAGTTCAACAGGTCCAGTTCCAAAAAGGTGGAACGGCTCCGAAGTTCGTTCCGCCAACACCGATCGACACCATGAACCCCGGTTCCGGTGGCTTTGGTGTGCCAGGTGCAACGATTGTCGGTGGTCCGCGTGTTCCACCGGGCATGCCACCAATGCACCCGATCGCAGGTATGGGACCGATTCAACCATGGGGTCAACCTTACACCGGCACGCCGATCGGTCTTCCAGGACCGGCGCACTTGCCACTCGGTGGTAACCCAACGTTGCAATCGCACACGGTCATCAACAACTCGAAGAACGATCTGCCGAAAGGTGTGAGAGACTTCAGCCTCGTCGTCAAACACGAGCCAGGTTTCCGATTGCCTCCGCCAGTTTCGCAAGTCGAGTACACCGAGAAACATCCGATGTACCAAAACGGCGAAACCTCTTGGCCCCGTTGGTCACAACGATAGACCAACACTCGCCGAGTGGAACGCTCCCAAACGACCGGTTTGATTCGGTCGAGACGTAATGGCATCGTCAAACCCCAAATTCGGAGCGGTGATCTCGTTCACGAGGTTCCGCTCCGTTTTGTCTTCAATCGTGCGACACGGCGTAGGAGATTTGGCGTGAGATTCATTGTGAAACAAGCCACGAAACAACGCCATTTCGGTGATCCTGGGAACCGCCGAGTCATCCGATCGCGGATGGTCATGCTCGGTCTGGGCTTCGCATGGTTGTGTGGACTGCCGTTTGCCGCAAATGCTCAAACAACGCGACCAGCTCGATTCATCGGCGATCGTCCGTTGTACCAACCATTGCACGCTCGCATGCCACCTGGGCAAGCGGCGTACATGAAAAACTTCGGCGAACGACCGCAATGCCCGTACTATCAGGCATTCCAGGTCAAATTGCCGAGTGAAGGGCAAGTCACCGTTTATCACAGCGGCGTGCAAACGATTCCGCTGAATGGCACAACGCAAGCGGGCTTGCTGGTCGGCCATGTCTACCGATTGCAAATCAAAGACATGCCGGAACTGGCTGGGATGGAATTGTATCCCACGATCGAGGTTCTCGATCGACTACATCCGCCGCCCGGTCGCGAAACCGCGTACCCCGTGCCGGTGGAATTCAGTCTCGATGAACTCGAAGCCGCCGCTGCAGGCGGATTGGTCACGAAAGTCGTGTACCTCGAACAACCAGACCTGGCCAGCCCGAAAGCTCAAACGGACCGTATCCCCACCGCAACGTTGCACTCACGTGCCAACGTATTGGCGGAGGCGGATCGTGTCGGGCGACCGCTGGCGATTGTGCGACTCGGAAGTCGATTGCCCGTCAATCCGGCCGCCGATTCTGACTTCTACGGCACCGGTGCTCCGGCAATTCCCATGCGTGGCGCGAAGAATCCGCAGTAGAACAACTGTGATCGATCGACTGGACACTGAATTCGAATTCGAGAGGTTCGACATGCTGACCACCGTTTTCCGTTCCGAGCGATCGCGGTTTGTCGCCAGCATCATAAGCATGGGATGTCTGTGTTTGCTCAGCGCCTGTGCCATGCCAGGCGGATCGAGCAACGAGCGTGACCCATTCTTGTCGACGAATCCGGCCGGAAAATCGGAACAATCCGATTCGATGGCGTCCGCTCAGGTGGTCAAGGGAATCGCGCTCAAGAAAACCAATGAAGTCACGTCGGTGGACGGTCCCAATGCGTCTCCGTTGGGCGGTGTGTGGGCGAATCCCACGGACACCCGAATCGTAGACTCCACTGTCACTGCAACGAGCACTGCCGAAGGTGCTGAAGATGCAGGAACCGTCGTGCTGGCTCAGTCGACGGAACAGCCCGCAGCACCAACCGTGCAACGCTACTCACAAGACGCCCGAGTTCCCCTCGCTGGCGTTGGTGGTGCCTTCTGTCCGCCATGTGAGGGGCCGATGGTGTGTGCCCCATCGTGCGAGTCACGAATCTACAAGGATGAATACCTCTGCGACGGTGGTGATCGCGGTTATCCGATCCACTATGACGACTATAATCGCCAAGGCTTGGAAACCGAGGACACGATCGCGGAATACGTTGATACCTCCGGTGAATTTCAGGTGAAAGCTAGCAACCGTGTGTGCGTGTATGCTCCACGGTTTGCCGCGATGCGGACGATTGATACTCCCGTCACGGACATCGGTTTCGCTGGTGTGGCCAGTGCCGACCGAGCCACTCGCACCGGCGGACTGCTCGCCAACACCGGCTTCCACACGCAAACGCAACAGACTCCCGCGATCGGCGTCAACATGCGAACCAAAGCAAGTGGCGTGGATGTTCCCGTCGGTTCGGGTGACTTGGATCAGAACATCAATCTCGGCGAATACTCTCGCTACCGCAGCGGACACCAAGAGATTTCGTTCCTCGCCAGCGGCATCCTGAACGAGACGGAATCCGCTTGGCTTGCGAAACGAATCCAAGCCGCCGTCGAGTGGTCGCAAGTCCAGTTCCCGCAAATCACGGGACGCACTCAAGCCGCTCAACAAGTGCACGCCGAGTTCAAACCCGAAGAGATGGTGGGAGTCGAAGACGAAGGAAACGGCGAACTTCGCATCGTCAAAATGGCCGATCGACAAGAGGCATTGCCGGGCGACGTCATCACGTTTACACTCCGCTACGACAACATCGGCGATGGTCGTTTGTACCACATTCGCATCGTCGACAACCTCACACCGCGATTGGAATTGGTTGAAAACTCGGAAACCAGCGATCGTGGTGGCCGTATCTTCTACGAAGACAACTCCGAAGGCAGCTTGGTCTTAATCTTCGAACTCGACGAAGTTCTGCCTCCCAAAACTGGTGGCGTCGTGACCTTCAAAGCACGTGTCCGCTGAGATCAACCGATCCTTCTGGAAAGTCGTCGATAGGACGACTTTCCAGTTTTCCATCGGACCGAATCGTTCATTTCTCAAGGTGCGGGCCACTCACCTTCTGTTGACGGAGTCCGTCGATGACTGTGAATTGGTTCTCTCGATCTTCCAAACAATTGTTGACCGTCCTCACAATCGGGGGAGTTCTGCTAACGTCCTCATGCGGAACAATTCTTCATCCGGAACGCCGGGGTCAACCCGCTGGTCGGCTTGATCCTAAGATTGTCGCATTGGACGCCGTCGGCATGCTGTTCTTTTTTGTCCCAGGTGTGATCGCGTTCGCGGTCGATTTCTCGAATGGGACAATCTACCTGCCCCCCGAGGGTTACGGCGAAAATGCCGCCGACAGCACCGATGAACCCGTCTGCGTGAAGGTCGATCCTACAGATTTAAACCAAGAACGCATTGAGCAGATCGTTCAAACGCATACTGATCAAAACATTTCATTAGCCGCCGGTTCCTACCAAGTTCAGCCAATTGACTCGGTTGATGCGGTTGAATTCGATCAACCCACGATCCCGACAGAAAGCCGGGCATCGTATGTTGTTTTTCGGGGACAATCGAACTAAGTTGATACGCAAATTGATGACAGTGTGTCCCGAAATTCTGCTTGCTTTTGCCGGATGATTCATGCACAGTAGAGTGGTTCCCCCACTCTCATTTCATCACCATCCGAGATCCATCGGAATGACAACTTTCACCCCCAAAACATTCCAGATTTACCAAGCGGGCGAACTCACCGTTGTTGGCTTCGAGGCCAAGACGAGTCTTCATCAAATTGACTTGGCTCTCTGCCGTGAAGAACTCGCGAAGCTTGTCGAGGAAAACCAAACCCGATTCCTTGCCTTCGACCTCACCAACATCCGTGTTTTTCCAAGTGGAATGTTGGGGTTATTAGCCTCGCTTCGTCGGCTCGATGTGGAAGTGCATTTGTACAACGCTTCGTCGGATATCGTCGAGGTGCTCGAGATCACCGGCCTGAAGCGGTTTATGCAGTTGCACCAAGTTTCTCTCTGAGCAACTTCGGGCGATTAAAATCAAACAACCAATCGTTTTGACAACTCGACATGCGAAGGCGATAATCACCGCATGTCCAAACGATCGACCAGCAACCGCCCGCCAATTTCCGACCCGAATCCTCCGGACGTTCTCGATCCCGATTTGCGGATCGACCCGGATCGCTGGAACAGCATCAAAGATCTGGCCAGCCGATGGACCGAGTCCGATGAAATTCCCGCGATCGCCATTTGTGTCGGACGGGGTGATCGTTCGACCGGCGTTCAACCGTTCGGACGATTGCAGTTGGACTCAACCGATTCACCGCTTCGACCAGACAGCATCTTTCTGGTTGCCTCACTGACAAAACCATTGGTCGCCATGGCGGCCTTACGGTTGGTCGAACAGGGCAAACTCTGTCTGAATGACCGGGTTACATCTCTGATCCCAAAGTTCAAAGGACCGCAGCGGTACAGTGTGACCCTACGACACCTGCTGACACACACGTCCGGCCTTCCAGACCAACTCTCCGACAATCGCGAACTGCGTGCGAACCAAACACCATTGCGTGGATTCGTCGAAAAGACCTGTCAGGTCAAACTCACGTTTCCTCCGGGTCGTGGTGTGCAGTATCAGAGCATGGGGTATTTGCTGCTTGGTGAAATCATTGAACAGGTTTCAGGACAGACCTGCGCGGAGTTCCTGCGTGACGAATTTTTTCGTCCGCTGGCGATGCACGATACCGCGTTGGGAGCCCCGGACGACTGGTACTCCAGCGATTCTCCCAAGATCGAACGACTCGCAGAGATTCGAATTCCCGACGATCGCAGTGACCCCAGTTGGAATTGGAACAGCCGCTATTGGCAGACGCTCGGTGCCCCGTGGGGCGGACTGCTCACAACAGCCGGTGACTTGGGCAAATACTGCCGAATGATGCTCGCCCACGGACACTACCGCGGACACCAAGTGATCAGTCGGGCCAGCATCGACCGAGCGACACGAAATCAATTGGAATCCCTTCGCGATGTTCCCGAAGACGATCGCCGTTGCAAACCATGGGGGTTTGGCTGGCGCTTGAACTGGCCCGCACATAGTGCCAACTTCGGCGATTTGACTAGTCCGCGTGCCTTCGGCCATTGGGGAGCAACCGGCACCCTTATGTGGATGGATCCGGAGCGTGACCTCTGGGCGGTCATTCTCACGACACAACCCCAGGAGCCGCACGGAACTTACTTGGCACGGCTCTCGAACATGATCGCAGCCGCGTTTCTGTAACGCACACGAGTGGGCGTGTCGAACACGCTGTGTCACGGCCGAACGGTAAGATCACGTCAACTGGTCGCAGCTTCCGGGTTCAATTCGACAACTGCTCCCGACTGAGCCGAGCGATCGAGGGCGTCACACACCTGCTGCACTTTGACCGCAAATTCTGCCCACTCCGGTTCGAGAATCCCCGATTGCACGATGTTCGAGAATTTTCTGATCATGCAGACTTCTTGAATCGGCGGATCGGAAACAATCTGTGTCGCCTCTCCGGTGCTGTCGTGAACCCAGAATCGTGGTTTCTCGGGCTTCCAGGGGCGGGTAAAGTCATCGCAGACCAAGGAACCTTCCGTACCGGCGACTTCTAACCACCGTCGCATCACGGTATCGAATCCGCAGTCGAAGCTCGCGGATCGCTCGTCGTCGTACCACATCTGACCACAAAAATGCATGTCGACATCTCCATGCATCCGTGCCTGCCCCCAGACTCGTGTCGGGAGATCACCAAACGCCCACAGCGTGGCTCCGACACAATACCACCCGAGATCGAGCAAACTTCCGCCGCCGTATTTCCGTTCGAGTCGGAATTCGTTTTGCGGAATTTCCGGCCAACAGAACGAGAACGCGGACGTCACTCGGCGAAGAGTCCCCAGTTGATCATCAGTCAGCACCACAGCCATATCATTCGCACGCGGATGATGTCGCCACATCACACCATCCATAAGCTGCACATTGTGGGACCGGCAAGCATCTCGCATCTCCGCCGCCTCGGACGGATCGAGCGCCAACGGTTTTTCACAAAGAACATGCTTGCCCGCTTCGGCGGCGCGAATGGTCCACTCACGGTGCATCGACGGCGGTAGCGGAATGTAGACGGCGTCAATATCGTCGGCTGCGAGTAGTGCTTCGTACGACCCGTAGCTTACCTGTGCTTCGTGACCGTCCGCCCACAAGCTGGCTCGTTCCGCATCACGACTGGCGACCGCGAGCAGCTCGGCATTATTTGCTTCATGAATCGCGGCCGCTACTTTCGTCGCGATTCGAGCAGTTCCCAAAATGCCCCAACGGACACATGTTGAATTCGACATCCTGATCTCCCTCGAGCAGTTGACTCTTGATCGTAGCGGGTTCTATCGCTTGGAAGCCAGGAAACAAAGGTCTCTGACAAGTTTTCCTCCCTTGCGATACTCCGTGTTGTTACTAAGGGGTCTGAGTTTGCAGATGCGGACCGATGACCGATTCCGCATTCCCCGCCACATCCGCTGGTGTTCCCGTCGCAATGACACGTCCGCCGTCGGCCCCGGAACCTGGTCCCAACTCAATGATGTGATCCACTCGACGTAGCAAACTTGGATTTTGCTCGACCATAATTACGGTATGACCGACATCAAGTAAACCTCGCAGACAATCCACCAAGCGGTCGATATCATGCAGATGCAAACCGAGTGTGGCCTCTTCGAGCAGGAACAAAGTGCGAGTTTTCACACCGCCGGTGAACGCACTGGCCAGTTTGAGCCGTTGGGCCTCCCCGCCCGACAACGTGTGCAACGGTTGTCCCAAGCAGAGATAGTCCAAACCGACTTCGCGTAACGGCCCCAATCGTTTGGCCACTTTCGGATGAGTGCGAAAAAAGGCGAACGCTTCGCTCGCGGACAACTCCAAAACCTCGGCGATGTTCAACCCTCGATAAGTCGCATCCAAGATTTCTGGTCGGTACCGTGTGCCATGACATTCGTCGCACACGACCTGCAACTCTGGCAAGAACTGCAAATCGACGGTGATTTCCCCACGTCCTTGGCATGTCGGACAGCGACCGCCCCCCGAAGTGTTGAAGCTGAACTGTTTCGCCGTCCATTCCCGCAATTTGGCTTCCGTCGTTTCCGCGAAGATTTTACGGATGTCCGCAAAGACCTTCAGATACGTGCTGACATTACTTCGTGGCGATTGTCCTAACGGCGACTGATCCGCCAAGACCACATCGTGCAGATGTTCGAAGGCAGTCAGTTCACCACAGTCCGGGATGATCTCAGTGTCTTTGCCGAGGGCTCGACTGACTGCAGGGAATAGAGTTTCGAGAACCAACGAGCTTTTGCCACTCCCGCCGACTCCTGTAACCGCTGTCAACGCATTGAGCGGGAATTCTACGTCGATCGACTGTAAGTTGTGTCGTCGGGCGTCGGTGAGACACAACTTCGAAGCCGATGGATTTGGTGATTCGTCATTAAGTTTTGGTGTTGCGTTCAGCACTGCACCGGTCGTGGATTCCTTCGACTGCGTTGCCTCGATTGATGAGCCGCTCCACACGACTTCGCCACCATTGGGACCGGCCCCGGGACCAAGTTCAATGATGTGATCAGCGGCGGCGAAGAACGCGGGTTGATGCTCCACGACCAACACGGAGTTTCCCAGTTTCACCAATCGCTGAATAAGTTCGATCAGGCGGTGCGTTTCTTCAGGATGCAAACCGGCTGATGGTTCATCAAGCACATACAACGCATTCACCAATGGCGTTCCTAACATCGCCGCGAGTGCAGCCCGTCGAGCTTCGCCGGTGGACAGGGAATTTGCCGAGCGATCGAGCGTGAGGTAATCCAATCCCGCTTCGATCAGAAAGCCAATTCGGTCGCGGATCGCCTGCATCGGCTCGCTGAGAATTTGATGTTCCCGCTCCGTCCAAACACTCTCGATCGCCGCCAATTCATCGGGAAGTTCCCGAATGGCGCGGCTGTAGAGATCGGCAATTGTACGATCAGCCAACGTAACGGCGAGTGCCGCCGCCTGCAATCGTTTTCCATCACACGAAGGGCAGGGCAGCACAGGCCCATCGGCTTGCCGCTTTTTCAGGTTGGTAACACCCGTCCCGTGACAAACCGGACAAGCCCCCAATCGCGACCGATGGCTCAACAATCGGGGCTCCAACTCGGGTCGCAACGTGTCGCACGCTCGGCAACGCAATTCATTCCGAAACCGCGCGTGAAACCAGTCGCGACCATCGATCAGTCGCCGTGTTAGGTCACCGTGCTCGGCATCTGACGCAAGTATAATCTCACAGCATCCGTCGCCACTCCGAAAAGCTGTTTCGAGGCTGTCTCGCACACGCTCATCGCTGGCTTTGCCGACCGCAAGTCGATCGACAATGACGATCACATCATCCGCAGATTCCGGCGAAGTTGTATCGAGCGAATGAACGGTCTCACCGCTCAGAACTCGCGTAAAACCGTCCTGTTTCAGCGACTCGAAAACCGACTCATCGGTCTGTGAGTTCACAAGAGGAAAACCGATCATGTACCGCGTTTGAGGTTCGCAGTTCGCCAACCAACTCTGCACCGTATCGACCGTGGCTTGCTCGACCGCAACGCCGCAATTCGGACAGTGGGGCTTTCCGCTTGTCGCGAAGATCAATTGCAGGTAATGGGAAATCTCCGTTAATGTGGCGAGCGTGTCGCGACGGTCGATCGAATCCCGTGTTTGTTGGAGAGCGACCGTGGGCGGCAGTGGCCCGATGAATTCTGCGTCAGGCCGATTGGGCCGTTCCAACCGTCGTCGCAGATGCGGTGCGAACGCTTCCGTGAATCGACGGCGTCCCTCCGAAGCAATGGTGTCGAACGCCAAGCTACTTTTGCCGGAACCGCTCACGCCGGTGATCACGACGAACTTCCCGAGTGGAATTTCGAGCGAAACTGACTTCAAGTTGTGGACGCGAACGCCTTGGAGTTCAAGAGTTCCCGTTGGCATCGTCATCCACCTGTATGGTTTGATGATTCGATTCGGTACTCGGCTGCGGTGTTCGGCCGACGCATCTCGCGATGTACATCAAGACAACAAAATCGTACAAAGCGTGAACGATGATCGGCACGAGCAAATTTCTCTCGCCGGTCACATCTAATAGAAAACTGAAATAACATCCCGCGATCGCCGCCAAAACGACGTACCAAGGTGTGACGGCGTGCATCAATCCGAATATGAGGTTGGTCGTCAACCAGACTGCCGGTTGCGGCCATCCCCAATGTTCCACTTGGGTTTGCAATACGCCCCGGAAGACCAATTCCTCTCCCCAGCCGGCGAGGATCGAAATCAACAAAATATCGTACCAACGCATTTGGCGAAGAATCGGGCCGAAGGTATTCCACAGGAAGTCTTGGACATCCCGTAACCCACCGACCGGGAAACGATCAATCACTCCGTAGACCAACAACAAAGGAATCGTCCACGACACACCGGCGAGAACCGCCATCGACGTCCACTCAATACGGATCTCGTCCCACAAGCCGGTGAAGAAAGCCAGTCCGGCTCCCAAGACGACCAATCCACCTTCGACGAAGAGCGCATTTTTGAGGAATTGAACCCGATTCATGATGCAAAGTAGCGTATCGAATTCCCCAGCCATTTCGTATGCTGGCCGACGCACATTTTCGAGAGGCTA
This portion of the Thalassoroseus pseudoceratinae genome encodes:
- a CDS encoding STAS domain-containing protein translates to MTTFTPKTFQIYQAGELTVVGFEAKTSLHQIDLALCREELAKLVEENQTRFLAFDLTNIRVFPSGMLGLLASLRRLDVEVHLYNASSDIVEVLEITGLKRFMQLHQVSL
- a CDS encoding serine hydrolase domain-containing protein, yielding MSKRSTSNRPPISDPNPPDVLDPDLRIDPDRWNSIKDLASRWTESDEIPAIAICVGRGDRSTGVQPFGRLQLDSTDSPLRPDSIFLVASLTKPLVAMAALRLVEQGKLCLNDRVTSLIPKFKGPQRYSVTLRHLLTHTSGLPDQLSDNRELRANQTPLRGFVEKTCQVKLTFPPGRGVQYQSMGYLLLGEIIEQVSGQTCAEFLRDEFFRPLAMHDTALGAPDDWYSSDSPKIERLAEIRIPDDRSDPSWNWNSRYWQTLGAPWGGLLTTAGDLGKYCRMMLAHGHYRGHQVISRASIDRATRNQLESLRDVPEDDRRCKPWGFGWRLNWPAHSANFGDLTSPRAFGHWGATGTLMWMDPERDLWAVILTTQPQEPHGTYLARLSNMIAAAFL
- a CDS encoding Gfo/Idh/MocA family protein; the protein is MSNSTCVRWGILGTARIATKVAAAIHEANNAELLAVASRDAERASLWADGHEAQVSYGSYEALLAADDIDAVYIPLPPSMHREWTIRAAEAGKHVLCEKPLALDPSEAAEMRDACRSHNVQLMDGVMWRHHPRANDMAVVLTDDQLGTLRRVTSAFSFCWPEIPQNEFRLERKYGGGSLLDLGWYCVGATLWAFGDLPTRVWGQARMHGDVDMHFCGQMWYDDERSASFDCGFDTVMRRWLEVAGTEGSLVCDDFTRPWKPEKPRFWVHDSTGEATQIVSDPPIQEVCMIRKFSNIVQSGILEPEWAEFAVKVQQVCDALDRSAQSGAVVELNPEAATS
- a CDS encoding AAA family ATPase, which gives rise to MPTGTLELQGVRVHNLKSVSLEIPLGKFVVITGVSGSGKSSLAFDTIASEGRRRFTEAFAPHLRRRLERPNRPDAEFIGPLPPTVALQQTRDSIDRRDTLATLTEISHYLQLIFATSGKPHCPNCGVAVEQATVDTVQSWLANCEPQTRYMIGFPLVNSQTDESVFESLKQDGFTRVLSGETVHSLDTTSPESADDVIVIVDRLAVGKASDERVRDSLETAFRSGDGCCEIILASDAEHGDLTRRLIDGRDWFHARFRNELRCRACDTLRPELEPRLLSHRSRLGACPVCHGTGVTNLKKRQADGPVLPCPSCDGKRLQAAALAVTLADRTIADLYSRAIRELPDELAAIESVWTEREHQILSEPMQAIRDRIGFLIEAGLDYLTLDRSANSLSTGEARRAALAAMLGTPLVNALYVLDEPSAGLHPEETHRLIELIQRLVKLGNSVLVVEHQPAFFAAADHIIELGPGAGPNGGEVVWSGSSIEATQSKESTTGAVLNATPKLNDESPNPSASKLCLTDARRHNLQSIDVEFPLNALTAVTGVGGSGKSSLVLETLFPAVSRALGKDTEIIPDCGELTAFEHLHDVVLADQSPLGQSPRSNVSTYLKVFADIRKIFAETTEAKLREWTAKQFSFNTSGGGRCPTCQGRGEITVDLQFLPELQVVCDECHGTRYRPEILDATYRGLNIAEVLELSASEAFAFFRTHPKVAKRLGPLREVGLDYLCLGQPLHTLSGGEAQRLKLASAFTGGVKTRTLFLLEEATLGLHLHDIDRLVDCLRGLLDVGHTVIMVEQNPSLLRRVDHIIELGPGSGADGGRVIATGTPADVAGNAESVIGPHLQTQTP
- a CDS encoding CPBP family intramembrane glutamic endopeptidase; the encoded protein is MAGEFDTLLCIMNRVQFLKNALFVEGGLVVLGAGLAFFTGLWDEIRIEWTSMAVLAGVSWTIPLLLVYGVIDRFPVGGLRDVQDFLWNTFGPILRQMRWYDILLISILAGWGEELVFRGVLQTQVEHWGWPQPAVWLTTNLIFGLMHAVTPWYVVLAAIAGCYFSFLLDVTGERNLLVPIIVHALYDFVVLMYIARCVGRTPQPSTESNHQTIQVDDDANGNS